A window of Gossypium hirsutum isolate 1008001.06 chromosome D13, Gossypium_hirsutum_v2.1, whole genome shotgun sequence genomic DNA:
TTTATATCAGTGGGTGCAGAATTATCCAATTGTTTCTTTAATTTATGTAAAACGTATAATCAAAAtctgaaacttaaaaaaaaaaaagtgagaagAAAATGCTAAACctaaaataatacaattatttatttttgtcattATCACTTAGTTAAGTATTTAATACATACTAGAAATTCTATAATACATGTGTGGAAACTATGTATTTACAACACAGATaatcaataataaaacattgtttaaaactaattaataataatatattaaatatgtaccgtattaaaataaaaaataaattaaattgtgagtaaaattaaatttaaatacgtgggcacatcatattaagaatactaaattcattacaattatttatcatgattGTTGTCATCAATCTTAAGTTAGTGTCGAGTTTACTTataacaccaactcaatcaacaagttattTATACATACAATTGATGaaggtaataaaaaatatatagtacaattaaaataaaattttgatttaatggtaaaattattatttattgagGTTAGAAACGTGAGTTTAAATTCCCCACATACAAATTTTGTATTtgctttcttttttaattttaaaataccaaaCTACTATTgagtaatataatatattttaattatcaaaaacatttttataattttttaattaaattgatatttaattgaCTCATGAAATCCattcaaatcaagcttaaataataatatagattataCGAATGtattatatgataattaaatatatatatataaaataaatggcatgtaaaaataataatatataaatataaaataaaaagcgtaccgcttcatcttcttcctttcgGATAGCAAGAACGAAGTCACATAAGTCAGACTTTCTGTTGATTAGGAGTTGGAATTTTTCGGATACCACGTTTTCCTCTTTTTTCAATGCTTTAAGTTCATTCTCTAAGCACTTAATTTCCTCCATCACTTCACAACGTTCCGGTTTCAGTTCATCCGGTATCTTATTTAAAAGCTGCAATTGAGATGCcatcattacattaattatacCGAATCAGTACTGAGTTTGTTCCCGATGGATGAAACAAAAAAAGAGTAGATAAATATACTCTAATTTGATCCTCTATGGCCTTTTTGGAACTTAAAGGGTTCCAAATGTTCCCTTTGGCAGCAGCATCAGCCTTGGCTTTATCATGTCTGTCCTCTATCTCTTCGATTTCTTTCAGTATCTGCTCAAACTTCTTTCTATTCTTGCTCTGGCTATACCAGAAATACTGTTGATGGAGATGGTCACGTTAATGGGTTATAGCTACCTACTATTCAAAccactatatatatttatataacttACAGCACGGCCAATCTCATTACGTAAGCTTGACATTAAAAACTGAGGCTGATGGGCACTAGGGGTTTTCTTTGATAGTTGCTCTTCTTTGGCCAAATTGTTGCTTCCGTGTGTCACCAATGTATGTGGAGACTGAACAACAAATAacaaaaagttatatatatatattaagcagTGGAGGTTAAAGATTTAGCAATGAACAGATAGTGGTTACTGTTTGGTACATGAATGGCAGGTTGTTTTGAAGAGGAAGGGGCAGTGATAATGAGCTTATCCATAGCAGCCTGCAGAAAACCCACCACCATTGTCTTCCATTCAACGCCGGCTCCAAGTACAGCACTGCGATATCTTTTCCTTTCTAGTTCTGAATAGATGTTTTCTCCACGTGACTGTTCTCAATATAATTCAAAACAATATAAAATCATTGTTACGGTGTTTGTCATTACTATCCTGTTACTCTGACCCGATCTCCTTTACTTCAATAATGATAACTTGTATAATTCACTTACATGAGCTCGTATGTGGTGGATTGGTATCATCATGCAAGCGAACCCAcacttagaaaataaatattaatctTAAAATAGGATACATGTTAACATACATAAAAACTCACATAGGATGTCATATCCACAaaccatatcatataaataaaaaaattacatcatTGACTAACACATAAAAATACTCAACAATAATAAAAACAGTTGGTAAGCATTTGGAGCATATATGTATATTTCCAAGACATACCATGATTTCCTTCATTTTATCATCTACGACAAGCTTCTTTTCTTGATCCAATTGTTCACACTGTTGCCTAGACCACTCGAGCTTTGAATCCTTTTCTGGGTCTTTGTAGGGCCAAAATTTGACAAAATAGAATTGATGGACCTTCCTAGACCCTCCTTCTCCATTGAACTTGGTGCCTTCATTTTCATCTGCTGCAGGAGTTGACATCCAATTGCCTTCCATGGGTTCTTTAGACATTCTTAATGCTTTAGGTTAAAAGATAAGATGCAAAAATACAAGTGTTAATGTTTCTAAACAGTACTTTGGAAAACGACTGCAATAgcataaaatggaaaaataatttaaagtctAACTTTACCTGCAAGAGGGTTTCCCTATCGAAGAAATGAAACTTCTGAGACAAAAGGTTTGACGATAAAAACTATGGTCTGCCTGAAGGAAGCTGTCTTGCATCCCACGCCTAGCTGTCTTGCACCCCACACAAAGTCGGTCAACCCTTCAGATGTATATATAATAAGGAGAAGATTAgaccaagttttaaaaattaataagcaAATGCACATGAAGATGAAGCCAcgtaaacaaacaaataaagatGCATAGGAGTAGGAGCTAGCATATAACGGGAACCAGACAAGAAGATCAGaataatatatttaatgaaatattatatcACTATCATTATTCCTTCGCAGAATTTCAATGTATGAAAACTTGAAGCCTGACTGTTAGGCGGGAAATGCTCTTTTTGTTGCAAGTATAATTGAAAGAGAATTAGCAACTAGCCACATGCCTACACCATTAACAAATATAGTCAACTCTTTACAACCTACATATCGACCCTCCGATCCCTCATAATACAAAAGCATTACCACCATGCTTTAGTCCCTTCCCATAAATTTGTTGATGTTAGGTGTCGGTAAGTAATTCAAACGTAGGGTGAATAATTTCTACCAAGAAAAAACCCTTTAAATTTTCCAATAAATATATGCaccaattaattataaacttattttttaaaaaaatttaggtcGTTTTGAATATTCAAGACAACAAAGAATGTGAGTTTTTTTAGTAACTCAAATTCTCTCAAAATGATACCTCACTCACTAATTGTGAGAGCTTGGGAATGTTTTTTCAAACGAATTTGCATTTTAAAAGTCGGGTGTTTGTCAACTAATTACAAAGAAATAGTACAAGAAAGTAGAAGAATTAATTACTACTCAAGTCCACTTGAGTTGTTTTAAATTGTTGATAAGACAGAATAAAGCTCCTGTTTATCTTCAGTAGTGAGTTTTACCTTAGTTTTGGTGCATTCTCACCATTGTCATCTCTTTAAAAGTAGTTCGATGTAGATAATTGGATCAACCAATTCAACTTACTAactcaaaaatgaaaatttatttaaaataacatggaaataaaatattaattaaattagtgtATGATGTTGTGGTTAAAATTTTTACCGGACATTCgttttatataaattcaaaccATGTAACTCATCCCTATTCCaaatgttatataaaaaaaattaaaacaattaaagtcAACGATCAAGTGTTATGAGTTGTACAAGGGAGCTCGCAATCATGACACATTTGATTGGTCCATCTTGTTCGCGAGGGGCTATATGGCCCAACAGGATTGACCCATTGCTTGGAGAGATTGAAGGCTCATCTACAAAGCATGACAAATATGAGACATAATCTTCgaagatatgcaatcttagaggatttgtaatcttagaagatttgattctgtaaattttatagatttaattttgtgGATAACTTTTAATCTTGGCCATTGATATACTTTAATCTTTACCATTGAATTTGGggaagctcaactataaatagaggtctctcccTCTCATTGTAATCATTTCATTcttgagtaatagaattctttgagAGCATTCATTCAAACTCTTATGCTTTTGCTTTTCTGTGGCTTTTCTCTTCTTCCGAGTTCTTTTATTAAGTTGCTTCTTGTAATCTCCCTGACTCGTCTCCGTCGTCGGATCAAAGTTACGGAGCATTAATGTACAAAACAGAATATTTAACATTGAAATAGAATCAACatacaatttatatatttacatttgATAACATAATTATATTATAGCATAATTACTTTTTCGACCTAAAATCAAACTTAAGAGGCCTTAAAAAAAGTTTGGAAACAATCAGGGACTTATTCGAAACAAATTAGAAATTTCAGGCCAAACTTGAGAAGTTtcaaaataagggtcacacggctatgcggcaaggccgtgtgggcattcgaactATAGGATGCATGGTTGTGTCCCAGTCCGTGTGTCAaacgtgtaactcactgacttgggtcacacagccgtgtcgcaaGACGTGTGCCAGaacatgtgaaacctgcacctaaattaATATGACACACGGTCGCATGAgttgaccgtgtgtggcacacggccgtgtgacaactcgtgtcccaagccgtgtgcaATAAAAAATGCCCTTTAACAAACcatttcaaattcaattacttGCATACCAATGCACACCATATCTAACCTATTTCACATGGTTAAAAGTACATTCAAAGCATCAAAAACATGCCAAATTCTCATCAAACCTAtgactaaccaatatgtcatcaatcaTATATCATGAATACCAAAAGACCATTTCTTTTCAAATTATACCATCAAAACTTACCACTTTAGATAGGTAAAATTAAAATGATCATATCCATAAAAGTTTAAAcatatacaagccaaatcaaactATATATATACTACTAGACACAAGAATAGCCAAAATACACCATGTGATCAAACTAGATAAGCATCTATTATATGCCAAAGCACATATATCATTTAATCACTTCAATGAGCCAAACACATATCAATCAACCATTTCTTTCCTAATTTCAAAAGACCATGCATAATTAGTAACAAAAGATATTAAAACATATCAAAGCTTGACATAACCTAAAGCATACCAATTTAacatacaaccctatacatgtcatttataaccataGGTTAAAACATTCAAAAACCATCAAAATGAATCGATGGATAGTGCGATCGTGCTTCGACAATGTTCCCAACCAATCAAGCTTTCCGATGACCTACAAAGAAATGAAATAACTAACATAAGCAtcaagcttagtaagctcatataaaatgAACTTAGTCTTACCAAACATacaaaatttaaaccattcaaaCATGAATTAATTTATATGCCAATTGCACATCTTTCATTTTTATACCATTTCTATACACACACATTTCAAAGGTTAGCAAATGAATCaataatacatataaatacaACCAATCTTGAAGTACGTAATAAGCTTTGCCTTCCAAATTCCATTCAACACTTAATTCACCATCATCAAATCCTATATCAATTCTTCACaacattaattttcaatttacaaattataaCCATGTAACcttttatacatatattcattCCATTAATCCTTGATTGCCCGATGTACCTAATGAAATAACATCGAATACTTAGAAAATACTCATATATCAATTTTACTCTCTAAACCCACCAAAACCATAACTAATTAACATGTTTAAAGACTCATGAAACATATAATTACAACAATTCATTTATATTCATCACCAAACTATACTAGTCAAACAATCTTCATCTCATATTCCTACTTGGGATACATATCTCACCTGAAACATGTTACCTAAATAGCGAACGATTAAAGGATGAGATACCGACTTTTTCGTTGATATTCTTTTCGACCTTTTCATTTATATCATTTTCAACCTTCTTCAATAGATCGTTTATACATCATCAACATGGATCAATCTATTATTGGCACCCGGTGCTCGACGGATAATCCGTAACAAAGTTTTGCGCCCAATGTTAATCAGATAAACCGATGATAGGTGTGCCCTGCACTAGTCGGATAAACCGACAATGTTTTGCGTCCAACGCTAGTTGGATAAATTGACAATATCAAATGTGTGCCAGCACTAGTCGGATAAACTGACAATGTTTTGCGCCCAGCGCTAGTCAGATAAACCGACAATATCAAATGTGTACCCAGTACTAATTGGATAAATCGACAATGATTTGCGCCCAGCACTAGTCGGATAAACCGACAAATACATATGTACATCATTCCACAATTCTTgaattcataatttaaatcatttacATTAATCTTCTATATTAGATTTCTATAATCCACTCCATAaccattttcatatatatttccataacaatacatttaaaatattaatcatttgAATACATATAATCgactatcaaattaactaataatcaaactaactaaataaataaagtttgagTTTAAGGACTACGAACTTACCTGAACTCAAAAATGACTTTTAACATGAACCGACTACTATTCCGCTACTTTGGCTTTTTCACAATTTGTGTTCGTTCGAGTTGTTTCTTGTtctagataaatatttttattcaattaatctcattccaacatttaaataattaattcaagccTATAACCCTTATCTTTATGAATTTACTAAATTACCTCCAATGCTTTGgcctttttgcaatttagtcctaaatcctgaaattcatgaattatccacatttaattaaaatatcagcTTGcccaattttatacaatttataacAAACCCATATCCATTATCAATTCCCAATATTTACATGaagttttactattttaacaaattaattcttaaacattaaaatcattaaaaattacataacaaAATAAGCATGTCTAACAATCAATCTTCCAACAAAACCAATTAGCATCAAAgacattcaaaatcatcaatggtaAATTTCTAAATGTTTGACAATTTCATAAATTAATCCTCAATTTAGCTAAATGTCAAAACAACCATCACAaatacataaaattcatgaaaaataagTCAAGAAATACTTACatacaaagaaaaatagaaaaaccaAAGCTCCCTCCTTCCTACAATAGTGTTCGCgtaaggaaataaaagaaagaagatgatgaatgcttttggttgttttattttattactttaacttttgtttaattaataaacatatactaaattataagtttttcttttcttttcaatccCTACATCCACTAACCGGCCATAATTCATTATTATgttctaattgcaacataaaacccccaaaattaattatctaatttatttAGTTAAGAGAAATCTATAATATGCAACTttttatcttttactttaattaaataaacatattttaaatttaaaaatcaaaagcCAACCGCACTAACCAAATAAATATGGcttaattgccacataaacacttgtaactttaataatttatcaagtaacaccttttaactaataaaactcacttttgcaatatttatgatttagtccttttttaattaattaacaatttaaatgataaaatttcttaaccaaactgtaatatgaccttaataacactctataaggctcgatttatagaaacgaggtctcgatacctctttttctaaaaccacttaactttaggaTTTCgttcaaataatataaattatcaaataaatatatattatgatgCTATATTTGGTtcgtaattattaaataaataatatttacaaactcactcAAATTTTGCGAGAATCTTTAATTTCGGGAGTTAGGCTAACTTAGGCGAATTTGAAATAAAGAAATTACCTAAAGTTGCACAGATTTCGAGACTAATGATTTAGCTCCGTAACAGTTGGTATTCGAGCTAAGGTTTCAAATGCACCATTGAAAGATGTCGAAAGATGTTATTGAGCAAGTTGAGCCAATGGAGACCCATGAGAGGGCCAAAACAGCAAAGTCGATCGAGGGACATGTTGTTAACTTTGGAAGGGTGAGTGGTCACTCTTAAGGAGTCCATAGAGGACGTGAAAGAGACGTTCGAGGAAGTCAAGGAAGGACACCGATACAGTGGAATCAATGAAGGAGCAAGTTACGAACTATGTGTTAAAGTCTCTCGGTTCCGTTGAGAACAAGTTGACAGGAAGAGATAATGCCCTCAAGGCTATGATGATGGCCTCGGAAGAGGAGATTGTAGAGCTCAATggtgaactcacaatctacaaggCTGCTTTGGGTAATGGGGTGTTTTTTTGTAGCACTTAAGCCCAATATGGATGTTCCAAAGCCGAAAGAATTCCAGGGGACAAGGTTCGTGAGAGATGTGGACAACTTCTTGTGGGGAATGAAGCAATACTTTCGTACCAAAGGCATCATGGACAATGCTACTAAGGTAAATACTATTGCTATGTATTTCACTAACGTTGCTTTGTTATGGTGGCATTGTAGGTCCATAGATGTAAGACGTGGTGAAACTGAAATTGGGACTTAGGAGGAGTTTCAAAAAGAGTTCAAAGCATAGTTTTACCTGGAGTATGCCAAGGACGAGGCTCGAGCAAAGTTACACTGACTCACGTAACAAGGCACAGTTAAGGAGTATGTGTGGAAGTTTAGTGAACTCATGCTTCAGATTTTTAATATAGGCGAGAAGGAGGCATtcttttctttcatggatggattgaATCTATAAGCGAAGCAAGAGTTGCAACACCGAGGAGTTCAAAAGCTTATTAAAGCCATGACCATAGTAAAATCTTTAACCGAGCTTGGTCTAAAGAAAGACAAGCATGAGTCTTCCAAGCCCAAATTCAAATGGAAAGGCAATGGTAGGGGAGAAAAAGATAAGCCAACAATGAATGACGATGGTAagactcaaaattttcaaaatgttgagtCCGAAAAGCTGtgagaaaaaaagaagattaGACCTTTATCCTGCTTCTGTTGTGATGGTCTGCATATGGTAAGGGACTATCCAAAAAAGACAGCACTTTCTACCATCGAGGGGGATGATGGGGTAGACAAGGAGACTAAGAATCTTAGCTTAATATTGGATGGTGTTGAAGACAATTTAGGTGGAgggttgatgtttgtagacatcactGTGGTTGGAAGAAGGCTAAATGCGCTTATTGATACAAGTGTGTCAAATTTGTTCTTGTCCAAAGAGACTGCTCGTGATCTTGGGCTCAAGATTGAAAAATAATCGAGTTGGATCAAGACGATCAATTTGAAAAGTGTTAAAATAAAATGTGTGGCAAAATGAGTGAAACTCTAACTTGGTGATTGGATCTATATGGACAccattaaggtaataccactCAATGACTTTGACTTTGTGCTTGGACTGAGTTTTCTTGATCGGATTAATGTGGGTATTTTCCGTTTTGGAAATTACATAGTGATCTCGAATTCGAACTATCAATGTATGGTgtgaatgaaaaagaaatgaggTGTGGAGGGAAAACAACTATCTGCAATCCAATTTGCTAAAGGAGTATGTATAGATGAATTCTCTTGTTTGACCACCTTGAAAGTTGAGGAAGTCATTAAACCTGTTGGTGAGATTCCGGTGGAAGTGGGACAGTTACTACtgttggaaaaattttgatttgaaaatgattttcttgcacagcgaaaaattaaaatttcgaaaaTTGACTctatttgtgatatttatagcagtAAACCTTAGATCGGTCGAGCgtgggctcaaaccaattgaatcaaaacacatagttagaaaaaaatattttccttctgaggtgaaaacaaaaattctctcttctttaatagaaactggtagaattgttattctggaaagatatatttaatagttgagaataaattctctctattttttgacagattaacaatatctcaaagttgtgttaatagttctatcgatgccatctatttataaaaaaagaagGTAGAAACCTTATTTAATtgtagaaatttatttcaattggAAAAATaacttcctacttagagtaggagtaGGGTGGATAGCATCACCTAGTATTCCTATTAGGGTTGCCGCCCCTTCATATTCTATAAAGGGATTTTGGGTATCTCTCACATCGAGTCCAATTATGAGTACTTCCCGAACTTTTCGACCCAGTACTTTGTAATTTGATCCAACCTAATTCTACTTTTCCATTTctcaaaataaacttcaatattttctattaaataattttctcatcccaattttatcCCTGGCAAAATTATAACGATTTTACcctgataaaatttcttaaaaatatatttaatatttcacaacttaACTAGTTCATTATGATTGaatagtttattttcattttcaaaatttaaaatagctcaaaaacataaactcattctccCGATTATTTTTCACTAATTCATCTacatttgcaaatgaatcatttctcattttcaatttcatttctattttcatttccaGTTTgagaaaatcacattcatttccaaatgtttcatttcattatttcagagaaaactataatcattcctgaatgtttctcatttctctatttctattcattctgTTTATTTCgattcaaacacacaattcatttatggtttcaatgagctagcagaggggtcgattggacatatgcaattgaggctcaaacgatttttaattaagttacagcttttcacctattaattataaactcatttagtcacgaagtaattctactatagtatcgtgactaagctctccctaacga
This region includes:
- the LOC121225084 gene encoding proton pump-interactor BIP131; this encodes MSKEPMEGNWMSTPAADENEGTKFNGEGGSRKVHQFYFVKFWPYKDPEKDSKLEWSRQQCEQLDQEKKLVVDDKMKEIMSRGENIYSELERKRYRSAVLGAGVEWKTMVVGFLQAAMDKLIITAPSSSKQPAIHSPHTLVTHGSNNLAKEEQLSKKTPSAHQPQFLMSSLRNEIGRAYFWYSQSKNRKKFEQILKEIEEIEDRHDKAKADAAAKGNIWNPLSSKKAIEDQIRLLNKIPDELKPERCEVMEEIKCLENELKALKKEENVVSEKFQLLINRKSDLCDFVLAIRKEEDEANANYNEYVSLIRNVNELARNKDVKALEQLSSKQVDDFMRQWKDSQSLRERYEKTVLWSLHYREMSRDGRIRNDHEQPVLENGEIHQLFLHLVSTFLTLFLLLDVRNKMLH